In Vibrio tritonius, the following are encoded in one genomic region:
- a CDS encoding MFS transporter — translation MLILNSFSFNLGFYMLLPYLADHLYQLGLTSWHVGIIIGLRVLSQQGLFLIGGTLGDRFGYKPLILSGCAVRIVGFIMLGMGETFSLLILGAFLTGFAGALFTPSSDAYLASEYPDARVRNQVFSLKKMAGETGMLLGPLVGLTLLSWSFMSVGLTAAALFAALLVLQWCYLPAQAINTESEGESADFVFWRQWGSMLRKPVFVKFILAASVNSILFHQLYLSVPHQIHVMTGNESILTLVFMTTSILGVFCQLPISRWVVAAFGDARSMGLGMSLMGCAYFLLQWHYEPMPALPFVLYAALFSFGTMLSFPVMYSYIPNFAPRREMASYYGLYSCVGGFMAFMGNWVTGWYLSLDTFSIGTLTSGLALLGAVSGLSLFAIVSSHQRKEKAMAH, via the coding sequence GTGCTGATACTCAATTCATTTTCGTTTAATCTCGGCTTCTATATGCTCCTGCCATATTTGGCGGACCATCTGTATCAGTTGGGACTCACCAGTTGGCATGTGGGGATCATCATCGGTTTAAGGGTGTTGAGCCAGCAAGGACTGTTTTTGATTGGGGGAACGCTGGGGGATCGCTTCGGCTATAAGCCTTTGATTTTGTCTGGCTGCGCTGTGCGTATTGTGGGCTTTATTATGCTGGGCATGGGCGAAACTTTTTCTTTGCTGATTTTAGGAGCATTCTTAACCGGTTTTGCCGGAGCACTCTTTACGCCAAGCAGTGATGCGTATTTAGCATCAGAGTATCCCGATGCGCGGGTGCGTAACCAAGTTTTTTCCTTGAAAAAAATGGCAGGGGAAACGGGCATGCTACTCGGTCCGCTAGTTGGTTTAACTCTACTGAGCTGGAGTTTTATGTCAGTTGGTTTGACCGCCGCTGCACTTTTTGCCGCACTGTTGGTGTTGCAATGGTGCTATTTGCCAGCACAGGCAATCAATACCGAGAGTGAAGGGGAGAGCGCAGATTTCGTTTTCTGGCGCCAATGGGGCAGCATGTTACGTAAGCCAGTGTTTGTGAAATTTATTTTGGCTGCGTCGGTTAACAGTATCTTATTCCATCAGCTCTATTTGAGTGTGCCACATCAAATTCATGTGATGACGGGCAACGAATCGATTCTGACTTTGGTGTTTATGACCACCTCGATTTTGGGGGTGTTCTGTCAGTTACCGATTAGCCGTTGGGTTGTCGCTGCTTTTGGCGATGCTCGTTCAATGGGGTTAGGCATGAGCCTCATGGGTTGCGCTTATTTTCTATTGCAATGGCATTATGAACCTATGCCTGCATTACCGTTTGTTCTTTATGCTGCATTATTTAGTTTTGGCACCATGCTGTCATTTCCTGTGATGTATTCCTATATTCCGAACTTCGCCCCTCGCCGTGAGATGGCCAGTTACTATGGGCTGTACTCTTGTGTTGGTGGCTTTATGGCGTTTATGGGCAACTGGGTAACCGGCTGGTATTTGAGCCTCGATACGTTTTCGATCGGTACGCTCACCTCCGGCCTTGCCCTGTTAGGTGCGGTTTCTGGGCTGAGTTTGTTTGCGATTGTTTCATCACATCAACGCAAAGAGAAAGCGATGGCTCATTGA
- a CDS encoding glutathione peroxidase, translating into MSSLYDIEVVSIEGKTQKLSEFAGKALLIVNTASECGLTPQYEALEALYNARKEEGLVVLGFPCNQFGAQEPGEEAEIKSFCNARFGVTFPMFSKIEVNGAGRHPLYQALFAAQPARTTAPESGFVEKLKGYGFEAKEGDILWNFEKFLVNKEGQVVGHFAPDMTPDHPILVEALDKVLA; encoded by the coding sequence ATGAGTTCTCTATACGATATCGAAGTGGTTTCAATTGAAGGCAAAACGCAAAAATTGTCTGAATTTGCTGGTAAAGCACTTCTGATTGTTAACACTGCATCTGAATGTGGCCTGACTCCACAATACGAAGCACTTGAAGCTCTTTACAACGCTCGTAAAGAAGAGGGTCTAGTGGTACTTGGTTTCCCATGTAACCAATTTGGCGCACAAGAACCAGGTGAAGAAGCAGAGATCAAATCATTCTGTAATGCTCGTTTTGGCGTAACATTCCCAATGTTTAGCAAAATTGAAGTGAATGGCGCAGGTCGTCACCCACTGTATCAAGCCCTATTTGCAGCGCAACCAGCACGTACTACTGCTCCAGAAAGCGGTTTTGTTGAAAAGCTAAAAGGCTACGGTTTTGAAGCAAAAGAGGGTGATATTCTATGGAACTTTGAAAAATTCCTAGTGAACAAAGAAGGCCAAGTGGTAGGCCATTTTGCTCCAGATATGACTCCTGACCACCCAATTCTAGTAGAAGCACTAGACAAAGTGCTTGCATAA
- a CDS encoding sugar transporter has translation MNQTLASAPPVSRHSQYMRVFALGFSGFIFNTTEFVPVGLLSDIAKDFDITAAHAGWMLTIYAWIVASMSLPMMMMTSKIERKKLLIGIFMLFIASHVASVFAWSFESLIASRVGIAFAHAVFWSITASIAIRVAPPGKKTFALSVLATGTSVAMILGVPMGRIIGQWFGWRATFGLIAAVAFIVMLILIRLLPQMPSLFKGTSKTLPRLLKNPMLMGLYLFIFLLFTAHYTAYSYIEPFMMEVGKVSPNFTTLLLLAFGGAGIIGSIIFSYLGEKHNTSLLMWNGVLMVVCMALLLVTVFSPWAVMTDVIIWGIALTLVTLAMQVKVLNIDADASDMIQSMYSGIINLGIGSGALIGAKVIQWFELSWVGFAGVIFAAVAIIFMMFLLRRYPALR, from the coding sequence ATGAACCAAACTTTAGCATCGGCGCCACCTGTGTCGCGTCATAGCCAATACATGCGAGTGTTTGCACTCGGATTTAGTGGCTTTATTTTTAATACCACAGAATTTGTTCCTGTTGGTTTGCTCTCTGATATTGCAAAAGATTTTGATATCACAGCGGCTCATGCTGGCTGGATGTTAACTATTTATGCGTGGATCGTGGCATCTATGTCGCTGCCGATGATGATGATGACCAGTAAAATTGAGCGTAAAAAGCTGCTGATTGGCATTTTCATGCTGTTTATTGCTAGCCATGTGGCGTCGGTGTTTGCTTGGAGTTTTGAATCTCTGATCGCGAGCCGTGTTGGTATTGCTTTTGCGCACGCTGTGTTTTGGTCTATTACCGCCTCTATTGCCATTCGTGTTGCGCCTCCAGGAAAGAAAACTTTTGCTTTGAGTGTGCTGGCCACAGGAACGTCAGTGGCAATGATCCTTGGTGTTCCAATGGGACGAATAATTGGGCAATGGTTCGGTTGGCGAGCAACATTTGGTTTGATTGCTGCTGTTGCCTTCATTGTTATGTTGATATTGATTCGTCTATTACCGCAGATGCCGAGTCTGTTTAAAGGTACAAGTAAGACCTTGCCGCGTTTACTAAAAAACCCAATGTTGATGGGGTTGTACCTGTTCATTTTCTTGCTGTTTACTGCACATTACACGGCCTATAGTTACATCGAGCCATTTATGATGGAAGTAGGTAAAGTAAGTCCTAACTTTACCACTTTGCTGTTGCTCGCATTTGGTGGTGCAGGGATCATTGGTAGTATTATTTTCAGCTACTTAGGCGAGAAACATAATACCTCTTTATTAATGTGGAATGGCGTCCTGATGGTAGTTTGTATGGCATTGCTACTTGTTACGGTATTTAGTCCATGGGCAGTGATGACCGATGTAATTATTTGGGGTATTGCCCTAACGCTAGTGACACTAGCCATGCAGGTGAAGGTACTGAATATTGATGCAGATGCTTCGGATATGATTCAGTCCATGTACTCTGGCATCATTAACCTAGGTATTGGCTCGGGAGCTCTGATTGGTGCAAAAGTCATTCAATGGTTCGAATTAAGCTGGGTTGGCTTTGCTGGGGTGATTTTTGCAGCAGTAGCAATCATTTTCATGATGTTTTTGTTACGTCGTTATCCAGCGTTACGTTAA
- a CDS encoding LacI family DNA-binding transcriptional regulator yields MATITDVCKFTGLSKATVSRVINASGQVKESTREKVLSAMKTLNYHPSSVAQALATNVSNSIGLILPQFQSNYFGSILCEAEQCAQQANKKLLVVSSKNSAIGEQEALSTLAMQRCDAILLYSRHLTPAQLHDCQNELGVPLIILNRQLTLNNVHSFGLEQGQLAAIAMQHLLELGHQSIACISSPLASETGKLRYHAYLEALKQASLPAYQEWFAEGENTLETGYQAAKKLLSSGRPFSAIFACNDDMALGAIRALHDAGYNVAQDISVIGIDNEPAAAYAMPSLSSVSLPISVLTHDAMQVAIHHSTKQPTAIIHKTYPGVLVSRESTLQVS; encoded by the coding sequence ATGGCAACCATCACTGACGTTTGTAAGTTCACCGGATTATCCAAAGCGACCGTATCGCGAGTAATCAACGCAAGTGGGCAAGTCAAAGAGAGTACCCGTGAAAAGGTTCTTAGCGCCATGAAGACTCTCAACTATCATCCAAGCTCTGTTGCACAAGCGCTCGCAACTAATGTGTCTAATTCAATCGGTCTCATTTTGCCGCAGTTTCAAAGTAATTATTTTGGTTCTATTCTGTGTGAGGCTGAGCAATGCGCACAACAAGCCAACAAAAAACTGCTTGTGGTGAGCAGCAAAAATAGTGCTATTGGCGAACAAGAAGCGTTGTCAACACTCGCAATGCAACGCTGCGATGCGATTTTGTTGTACAGTCGCCACCTCACTCCAGCGCAACTGCACGATTGTCAAAACGAGCTAGGGGTGCCTTTGATTATTCTTAACCGCCAACTCACGCTCAATAACGTGCACAGTTTTGGTTTAGAACAAGGTCAATTAGCCGCTATCGCTATGCAACATTTATTGGAGTTGGGCCACCAGTCAATTGCCTGCATCTCCTCACCACTGGCAAGTGAAACAGGGAAATTACGTTATCACGCTTATTTGGAAGCGTTAAAACAAGCTAGTTTACCAGCTTATCAAGAATGGTTTGCCGAAGGCGAAAACACCCTTGAAACGGGTTATCAGGCCGCAAAAAAACTGCTCAGTTCTGGGCGGCCATTTAGCGCTATTTTCGCATGTAACGACGACATGGCACTAGGGGCAATTCGCGCATTACACGATGCGGGATACAACGTTGCACAGGACATTTCAGTGATTGGAATTGATAATGAACCCGCGGCAGCTTATGCAATGCCAAGCCTATCAAGCGTCTCGTTACCTATCTCAGTGCTAACTCACGATGCAATGCAAGTGGCCATTCATCACAGCACAAAACAACCAACCGCTATTATTCATAAGACGTATCCTGGGGTTTTAGTCAGTCGAGAATCGACACTTCAAGTTTCGTAA
- a CDS encoding 6-phospho-beta-glucosidase, with the protein MSKLGFPDDFLWGGAVAAHQVEGGWNAQGKGPSIVDVLTKGAHGVPRVITETVENDKFYPNHEAVDFYGHYKQDIALFAEMGFKCFRTSIAWTRIFPLGDEATPNEAGLQFYDDMFDELLKHGIEPVITLSHFEMPHHLVKEYGGWTNRKVIDFFVKFSEVVLKRYQNKVKYWITFNEINNQANWRAPLFGYCNSGVIYVDHEKPEQTLYQVAHHQFVAHAQVVKLGHEINPSMQIGSMIHMMPLYPASCRPEDLLKAQDMMRQKYLFSDVQVRGYYPTYLLKEWERKGIEVTMEEGDAEILRQGCSDYLAISYYMTNIVSAQPVEGQSDSLFGESRLNPHLPASDWGWQVDPQGLRYALSELYERYQKPIFIVENGLGAVDTVEEDGSINDDYRIEYLAEHIREVKKAVELDGVPVMGYTPWGCIDCVSFTTGEYKKRYGFIYVDKHDDGTGTMARSKKKSFFWYQNVIRSNGQEI; encoded by the coding sequence ATGTCGAAATTAGGTTTTCCTGATGATTTTTTGTGGGGGGGAGCTGTAGCAGCTCACCAAGTAGAAGGCGGCTGGAATGCCCAAGGCAAAGGTCCAAGTATTGTTGACGTATTAACAAAAGGTGCTCATGGCGTTCCTCGAGTTATCACCGAAACAGTAGAAAATGATAAATTCTACCCTAACCATGAAGCCGTTGATTTTTATGGCCATTATAAACAAGATATCGCTCTGTTCGCGGAAATGGGCTTTAAATGTTTTCGTACTTCGATCGCTTGGACTCGTATTTTCCCATTGGGTGATGAAGCAACACCAAATGAAGCTGGCCTACAATTCTATGACGACATGTTTGATGAACTACTAAAGCATGGTATCGAGCCAGTTATTACCCTATCTCACTTTGAAATGCCTCACCACTTAGTAAAAGAGTATGGTGGTTGGACTAACCGTAAAGTAATCGACTTCTTCGTTAAATTCTCTGAAGTGGTGCTAAAACGCTACCAAAATAAAGTCAAATATTGGATCACTTTCAACGAGATCAATAACCAAGCCAACTGGCGCGCACCATTGTTTGGCTACTGTAATTCAGGTGTTATTTACGTTGATCATGAAAAGCCAGAACAAACGCTATACCAAGTCGCTCACCACCAATTTGTGGCACACGCGCAAGTGGTCAAACTCGGTCATGAGATCAACCCAAGCATGCAGATTGGTAGCATGATCCACATGATGCCACTCTACCCTGCATCATGCCGCCCTGAAGATTTGTTAAAAGCGCAAGATATGATGCGTCAAAAGTACCTCTTCAGTGATGTTCAAGTTCGTGGTTACTACCCAACTTATTTGCTGAAAGAGTGGGAACGTAAAGGCATTGAAGTGACGATGGAAGAAGGTGATGCTGAGATTCTTCGTCAAGGCTGCTCCGACTATCTTGCCATCAGCTATTACATGACGAATATCGTGTCTGCACAACCGGTTGAAGGCCAGTCGGATAGTCTATTTGGCGAAAGCCGATTGAACCCTCACCTACCTGCATCGGATTGGGGTTGGCAAGTGGATCCTCAAGGTCTTCGTTATGCCCTATCTGAACTGTATGAACGTTATCAAAAACCCATTTTCATTGTTGAAAACGGCCTAGGCGCTGTCGATACTGTAGAAGAAGATGGTTCAATTAACGATGACTATCGTATTGAATACCTTGCAGAACATATCCGTGAAGTGAAGAAAGCCGTTGAGCTAGATGGTGTACCAGTTATGGGTTACACACCATGGGGTTGTATCGACTGTGTTTCTTTCACCACCGGTGAATACAAAAAACGCTACGGTTTTATCTATGTCGACAAACACGATGACGGCACAGGGACTATGGCTCGTTCGAAGAAGAAGAGTTTCTTCTGGTACCAAAACGTCATTCGTAGCAACGGTCAAGAAATCTAA
- a CDS encoding pirin family protein yields MIEIRAAHDRGNVDMGWLNSHHSFSFGQYYDPHHMGFSALRVINDDTVQPGAGFATHGHRNMEILSFVLDGTIAHKDSTGNVETLPSGEFQLMSAGRGIYHSEFNPSQKETLHFLQIWVEPHEHDTAPGYQQKPFEARQGLVPVASPDGHSGSFVIKQNATIYQVTLAQETQQRFAVENGRRVYLHLIEGMLEINGINLNPGDGAKVTDEFALDLVNMGTKPVLALLFDLP; encoded by the coding sequence ATGATTGAAATTCGTGCCGCACATGACCGAGGTAATGTCGACATGGGTTGGCTTAATAGCCACCATTCGTTTTCATTTGGTCAATATTACGACCCTCACCACATGGGATTTTCTGCGCTACGAGTCATTAACGATGATACGGTTCAACCCGGAGCTGGCTTTGCTACTCACGGGCACCGCAACATGGAAATTTTGAGTTTTGTGTTAGATGGGACCATCGCACACAAAGACAGTACAGGTAATGTTGAGACCTTACCTAGTGGAGAGTTTCAATTGATGTCTGCTGGTCGTGGCATCTATCACAGTGAGTTCAATCCATCACAAAAAGAGACTCTGCATTTTTTGCAAATCTGGGTTGAACCGCACGAGCACGACACAGCGCCGGGGTATCAACAAAAACCATTTGAAGCCAGACAAGGTTTAGTCCCTGTTGCTTCGCCCGATGGTCATAGTGGCTCATTTGTTATTAAACAAAATGCCACGATTTACCAAGTGACATTGGCACAAGAAACTCAGCAGCGCTTTGCCGTAGAGAATGGTCGTCGTGTTTATCTTCATTTAATTGAAGGCATGCTTGAGATCAATGGCATCAATCTAAACCCAGGTGATGGTGCGAAAGTGACCGATGAATTTGCACTCGATCTGGTCAATATGGGAACGAAACCAGTACTTGCGCTACTATTTGATTTGCCATAA
- a CDS encoding hydroxyethylthiazole kinase, which translates to MNIKQIANFLETVRRERPLVINMTNDVVMNLCANSLLALGASPIMAHSRQEMAELIPLAGALVVNIGTLDEKRVAQMEYAIECANQHHIPIVLDPVGCGASTYRTKVSRHFASLARHLTLRANASEVIALAGHTPLDNTTEVNPLAGHTPLDNTTEVNPLAGHTPSIDELPRGNKGVDSQDSTLSALSAAHHIREQYQTDVSISGATDIIVTQNHDYYLANGSPIMPYVTGLGCALSSLTGAFAAVGECSGLAAAAIWGVVGEIAAERCDGPGFLAGEMLDILYHLDEATLSKRLKMNIERYPY; encoded by the coding sequence ATGAACATCAAACAGATCGCTAATTTTCTTGAAACCGTGCGCCGCGAACGTCCGTTGGTCATCAACATGACCAACGATGTCGTAATGAACCTTTGTGCCAATAGCCTCTTGGCATTAGGCGCATCACCGATCATGGCCCACTCCCGTCAAGAGATGGCCGAACTAATACCATTGGCTGGAGCGCTAGTGGTCAATATTGGCACACTCGATGAGAAACGCGTCGCGCAGATGGAATACGCCATTGAATGTGCTAACCAACACCACATCCCCATCGTACTCGACCCAGTAGGCTGTGGCGCCAGCACTTATCGCACCAAAGTAAGCCGCCACTTCGCCTCACTCGCCCGCCACCTCACACTTCGAGCCAACGCATCAGAAGTGATTGCGTTAGCGGGACACACACCTTTAGATAACACCACAGAAGTAAATCCCTTAGCAGGACACACACCTTTGGATAACACAACAGAAGTAAATCCCTTAGCGGGACACACACCTTCTATTGATGAGTTACCCCGCGGTAATAAAGGGGTGGACAGCCAGGATTCAACGCTGAGTGCCCTTAGCGCAGCTCATCACATTCGTGAGCAATATCAGACGGATGTATCTATTTCTGGAGCAACGGATATTATCGTCACCCAAAATCACGACTATTATTTAGCTAATGGTTCGCCAATCATGCCTTACGTTACTGGCTTAGGCTGCGCATTAAGTTCACTTACTGGCGCTTTTGCTGCCGTCGGTGAGTGCAGCGGTTTAGCTGCTGCGGCAATTTGGGGCGTCGTTGGAGAAATTGCTGCCGAGCGATGTGATGGACCCGGTTTTCTGGCCGGAGAGATGTTAGACATTCTCTATCATCTGGATGAGGCGACACTAAGTAAACGGTTAAAAATGAACATCGAAAGATACCCATATTAA
- the thiD gene encoding bifunctional hydroxymethylpyrimidine kinase/phosphomethylpyrimidine kinase gives MNSKTDISSLSTSSPLPNILTIAGSDSGGGAGIQADIKAISANGGFACSVITAVTAQNSCGVMDIHPIPPANVAAQLDAVLSDIHIDAIKIGMLPNVAIIEAVAAKLNQYAIQHVVIDPVMVATSGDRLVSPDAIDTLCQTLFPFASLVTPNFYEAAIMVNQPFHYTNVARLRSALARFDYPVLLKGGHSDDPHQAEDYLIKRNRITTFNGPRIATHNTHGTGCTLSSAIATQLALGSTLEEAIATAKVYLTQALRQSHRLQVGQGHGPVHHFYALDSAQMASTNNAEAR, from the coding sequence ATGAACTCTAAAACAGACATTTCTTCCTTATCTACCTCATCTCCCCTACCTAATATTCTAACCATCGCAGGTTCTGATAGTGGTGGTGGCGCGGGGATTCAAGCCGATATCAAAGCCATTAGCGCAAATGGTGGGTTTGCTTGTAGCGTGATTACTGCAGTAACAGCACAAAACAGTTGCGGCGTCATGGATATTCACCCCATCCCACCAGCGAATGTGGCGGCTCAGCTTGATGCGGTACTTTCCGATATTCATATCGATGCGATTAAAATCGGCATGCTGCCCAATGTCGCCATTATCGAAGCCGTTGCGGCGAAACTAAACCAATATGCTATCCAACATGTGGTGATTGACCCAGTGATGGTCGCGACCAGTGGTGACCGTTTAGTCTCCCCTGATGCCATTGATACCTTGTGTCAAACTCTGTTTCCTTTCGCCTCGTTGGTAACCCCTAATTTTTACGAAGCGGCAATCATGGTCAACCAACCATTCCATTACACCAACGTCGCTCGCCTTCGCTCGGCACTGGCGCGCTTTGATTATCCTGTTTTGCTCAAAGGCGGCCACAGCGACGATCCTCATCAAGCTGAGGATTATCTGATTAAGCGTAACAGAATCACCACGTTTAACGGCCCACGTATCGCAACCCACAATACTCACGGCACGGGGTGTACGCTTTCGTCTGCAATTGCAACGCAGTTAGCACTGGGTAGCACGCTCGAAGAAGCGATCGCAACAGCGAAGGTTTATCTCACCCAAGCACTACGCCAAAGCCATCGACTCCAAGTGGGTCAAGGTCATGGGCCAGTTCATCACTTTTATGCGCTAGACAGCGCGCAAATGGCCAGTACCAATAATGCGGAGGCACGATGA
- a CDS encoding TetR/AcrR family transcriptional regulator, whose translation MRVKSEEKRQAILDIAKDSFTQQGFEQTSMSYIAKQLGGSKATLYNYFNSKEEIFAAVMESSATEQIENAFVSLDHQDDMHVALPEFGYNFLQSVLKPDIMAIYRMAVNEAERSSIGRHFYENGPKKGWVHLSGYLQHQMERGTLRHADPWYAAMQLKGLLTAEHFEPYALRAIEMPTDKQIRETVDKAVEAFLCLYKK comes from the coding sequence ATGCGAGTAAAAAGCGAAGAAAAAAGGCAAGCTATTTTGGATATAGCGAAGGATTCTTTTACCCAGCAAGGATTTGAGCAAACCTCCATGTCGTACATTGCCAAACAGCTTGGTGGCTCAAAGGCAACGCTCTACAATTATTTCAATTCGAAAGAAGAGATCTTCGCTGCGGTGATGGAATCTTCTGCGACCGAACAAATTGAGAACGCTTTTGTCTCTTTGGATCATCAAGACGACATGCATGTTGCTTTGCCTGAATTTGGGTATAACTTTCTTCAATCCGTTTTAAAGCCAGATATCATGGCTATTTATCGCATGGCGGTTAATGAAGCAGAACGCTCATCAATCGGTCGACATTTTTATGAAAATGGCCCCAAAAAAGGCTGGGTTCATTTGAGTGGTTATTTGCAGCATCAAATGGAACGTGGCACTTTGCGCCACGCAGATCCTTGGTATGCAGCCATGCAACTGAAAGGATTATTAACCGCAGAACACTTTGAACCTTATGCGCTGCGTGCGATTGAAATGCCAACAGATAAACAGATACGCGAAACGGTTGATAAAGCAGTCGAAGCATTTTTGTGTCTCTACAAAAAATAG
- a CDS encoding AdeC/AdeK/OprM family multidrug efflux complex outer membrane factor, whose protein sequence is MKSNALCTRWRAIRPRHLALTLVSVAVLNGCVAPDDQATPQLTEMSELHFQQSFANSQLVDWPTMEWWTRYQDPQLNTLMQEAFATSPDLKIAQARLRDARGIAEQIGAIKRPSVGLNASASESKVSYKYQAYSPPYDWNDYGSVTLNFQYDFDFWGKNKAAVVAATSELAATQAETVSAQLMLATSIANAYAELARLYKNQHTVDEAVQLRSKTVELLQKRYENGLETLGSVNQAKSIRASVEAELLGINESIALQKNAIAALIGVGPDRGLTITEPKIALDKRYGLPSHVGVGLLGHRADITAARWRAEAAAQRVGIAKAQYYPDVTLSAFIGYQAFGLDNLTRSGNDAGSIGPAIYLPLFTGGRLDGQLTSARAHYQEAVNSYNRTLTNALHEVADVVTSSSALDARIQKTQEAVDAAQQAYDIANNRYNGGLATYLDVLVAEEALLNNQRALVNLQSRAFSLDLALVHALGAGYQPQKS, encoded by the coding sequence GTGAAAAGCAATGCGTTATGTACTCGATGGCGAGCCATCCGTCCCCGCCACTTGGCCTTAACATTGGTCAGTGTGGCGGTTCTAAACGGATGTGTGGCGCCGGATGATCAAGCCACTCCACAATTGACAGAGATGAGTGAGCTTCATTTCCAACAAAGTTTTGCCAACAGCCAATTGGTCGATTGGCCAACAATGGAATGGTGGACTCGATACCAAGATCCACAACTCAACACCTTGATGCAAGAGGCATTTGCCACATCGCCTGATCTCAAAATTGCGCAGGCGCGGTTGCGAGATGCACGCGGTATCGCCGAACAAATTGGCGCAATCAAGCGTCCATCTGTGGGGTTAAATGCCAGCGCCTCTGAAAGCAAGGTAAGTTACAAGTATCAAGCATACAGTCCACCTTACGATTGGAACGACTATGGTTCTGTTACCCTCAACTTCCAGTATGACTTTGACTTTTGGGGTAAAAACAAGGCTGCAGTGGTGGCTGCCACAAGTGAATTGGCCGCAACGCAAGCTGAAACCGTTTCTGCCCAGTTGATGCTAGCGACTTCGATAGCCAATGCGTACGCCGAGCTAGCTCGTTTGTACAAAAACCAACATACGGTGGATGAAGCGGTACAACTGCGGTCAAAAACCGTTGAACTGCTACAAAAACGTTATGAGAACGGACTTGAGACATTGGGTTCGGTTAATCAAGCCAAATCAATTCGTGCCAGTGTCGAAGCTGAGTTACTGGGGATTAATGAATCGATCGCGTTGCAGAAAAACGCCATTGCAGCATTGATTGGTGTCGGGCCCGATCGCGGATTAACGATTACAGAGCCAAAGATTGCGCTGGATAAACGCTATGGGCTGCCAAGCCATGTCGGGGTGGGTTTGTTAGGGCATCGTGCGGATATTACCGCGGCTCGTTGGCGTGCAGAAGCAGCAGCTCAACGTGTAGGGATTGCTAAAGCGCAGTACTACCCTGATGTTACCTTATCTGCGTTTATTGGTTATCAAGCTTTTGGTTTAGATAACTTAACACGTAGTGGTAATGATGCGGGCAGTATTGGTCCTGCGATTTACTTGCCTCTTTTTACGGGTGGTCGTTTAGATGGACAACTCACCTCTGCTCGTGCGCATTATCAAGAAGCGGTCAACAGCTATAACCGCACCTTAACGAATGCACTGCACGAAGTGGCGGATGTAGTAACCAGCAGTTCTGCACTTGATGCTCGAATTCAGAAGACACAAGAAGCCGTTGATGCAGCTCAGCAAGCATACGATATCGCTAACAATCGCTACAACGGTGGCTTAGCGACCTATCTCGATGTATTGGTCGCAGAAGAAGCATTGTTGAATAACCAAAGGGCGCTGGTTAACTTGCAGTCGCGCGCCTTCAGTCTTGACCTCGCTCTAGTACATGCCTTGGGCGCAGGCTACCAACCACAAAAGTCATGA